Within Sphingomonas piscis, the genomic segment CTCGGCTCCTCCGGCGTCCCCGAAAGCTTCGTCGTCGACGGCCGAGGGGTCATCCGCTTTCATCAAGTCGGACCGATCAATGAGGCTGACCTTCCGACCATCTTGGCTGAGCTGGAGAAGGCGCGGTGAGCCGCTGGTGGCTTGCCCTTGCGCTTGCCTGCGCGGCGCCCGTTTGGGCCGACAGCAATTTGCCGTCCGCGGATTGGGCGGACCGGCAACTGCCGAACCCTGGCCAGGAAGCGGCCGCGCGCCGGTTGATGGACGAGATCCGCTGCCTCGTCTGCCAAGGCCAGTCGGTGAGCGACAGCGATGCCGAACTGGCTGGCGACATGCGGGCGTTGATCCGCTCTCGCATAGCGGCGGGTGAGCGGCCCGATTCGATCCGGAAGTGGCTGATTCAGCGTTACGGCGACTGGATCAGCTATCGGCCGACGGCGGCACCCGTGACTTGGCCTCTATGGCTTGCGCCATTGGCCATGCTTGCGGCCGGCCTGTTGATTATCCGCCGGCGCATCCGGATGAGGCGGGCGGGATGACTGGCTACTTCATCCTTCTTGCTCTCGTCGCCGCGGCGGGTAGCCTGCTATGGTTGCTTGGCAACCGCGGCGCGCTGCTCAAATTGTCGCTTGCCGCGCTGCTGCTGGGCAGCGCCGGTTACACGCTGCAGGGCCGACCAAACCTGTTCGGTGCCCCTGCAAAGCCAGATACCGCCGCACCAGGGCTGTCCTTCGCCCGAGCCCGGCATGTCTTCTTCGGTGAATTCAATGCGAGCGAGCGCTGGCTGCTGATCGCCGATTCATTTTCTGCCCGCGGCAAACACGCTGAGGCCGGAGG encodes:
- a CDS encoding cytochrome c-type biogenesis protein, with translation MSRWWLALALACAAPVWADSNLPSADWADRQLPNPGQEAAARRLMDEIRCLVCQGQSVSDSDAELAGDMRALIRSRIAAGERPDSIRKWLIQRYGDWISYRPTAAPVTWPLWLAPLAMLAAGLLIIRRRIRMRRAG